In Mugil cephalus isolate CIBA_MC_2020 chromosome 7, CIBA_Mcephalus_1.1, whole genome shotgun sequence, the sequence AAGGTCACAGCGGAAGGGCACATGCTGGGCATGGCCCATAGGTAATGTGtgaattcacacacacagacgcgcgcgcacacacacacacacacacacacacagataaacataatgccacgaacacacacaaaaggaagaagaaagcgGTTATCAGTCATATCATCAGTAAACAGGTTAAACTCAGCCCAGCGACTACAACCGCTgcagaaaaatctaaattaataCCAACGGGGTCACATCAGTCTGTGAACCCATAGAACCGATATCTCTGCCAACAGGCTTCCTGTTTACAACATCAAAACAAGATATTACTTTCTCTGAACCCTCACAGCTTTATggggaagtgttttttttttttgttttttttttaaatagtattGATGGCATGAAATCATATTTTTGCAGGACAACAGTCAGATCATAATCAGCGCCCAAGAATGTGGCAATGGCATTTTTGCGATGTTAGAAAGCaataatgagaaaacaaaactggtgTGATAAATGGTGTTGATTTCAACTGCTTTGAACTGATGCTAATTATGAACGTCACTGGGTCACCttaaagtaaacacacacacaaatatgcgTATATGTGTTTAAAACGAGGAGTTACCGTAGGGAGGTGCGGGCCGGTTAGGCACGTTTTTCTTCGACGGGAGCGCAGGATTGTCCGGcttctgctcacacacacaagggggaaaaaaaaaaaaaaagagaaaaactctCAGCTGTCGCGCAAAATGATGACCCCAACAGAAATGTCAGCCAAGATATAAAGCCTTTGGAGTTTTACAAGAGAGACTCTTTCCATAAGTGTGATGAATCGGAAGAAAACTGAGAAATCAGTCACGATCAGAGCGAAATTAACAGCATGGCTTTCTACGGCTTAAGTGGAAAACTGTGCTTTATGGTGCGACTGATTCATAACTTCAAGAGACTCCAGAGCTTACCTTTGACATCTGACTGAAGTCAGCAAATCCACCCCCCTTGCTTCCAAAAGAGTTGCTTCCAAAGGGGTCCGCTTTCCCAAACAAATCTGCGACAAGAGTACATTGAAATGCATCTGGAACACTTGAATACGTTGGCGGAAAGAACCAGAAACTATAATGGAGTTCGAGGCCCAAACCGCACATTCAAAATCATCTCTGCATCTTGCTTATTCTGTACGGGCCCCACGGCCCCCGTGCTATTTTCAGAGGAGGGAATGTGGCATGACCGTTTAATTTTccatgacatttcacaaaaaaaaacctgtaaagCAGAGGTTTTGTTTGACCTGACGTATGCATCTGATCAGCTAATTAAAGGCGTCAGTTGGCGTACTGTTAACCAGAACTGTGCCTGGGTTGTTTTGAAGCTCGGTGGTGTGCCacttaatgaaaaaaacagcaaactgCAGATGGttacagtgaaaaaacaaaacattgtaaGAGAATATGTTTGTTGTGAGTGTGCAACCACAAAAGAGCCCATTCATGTGCAGTgcgctgtgttttctttttgcgcACAGTAACTCGGCTCAGGTCTACAGTTGCCTCTGTGTCCCTCTTAAGCATGTGTAGCACGGCAGATCATCGGCCAGCGGCAGCCCCTAACTTAAAACAACTTCCGCACCGAATGAGGCACGGCGGCTCAATGGCAGCAGATATAAAGGGAGGACAGAGGCAGAAGTGAACTGGTTAAAGGAGTGGCAGTGTATTCTAGTAGAGCAGGACCAGCAGTCACAGAGTTTCTGTTATGTTTGGCTCCCGCAAGCCTCCTGTTTTTCCAGGGTAGGGGGGAGTATTTTTAGTTGGCCAGTAGTTAAATGCGTAGGTACCCGACTAAAAATAGCCTTAAACCACAGGAAAATTTGAAGGCGCAGTGGGCAAAAATTGTTTTCCCTtaatgccccccctccccaaaataaaatctaaatccaACACGTCACCGAGAACGGTCAAGAATGACTCTTTGAGTTTCGCAACTAGAGCGCTCTCTCGTCCTCTGCAGTCGGTTAATAAAGTCACATTGTGGGAAACCTGCAGTTATTAGTGCAAGGATATGACCGCGCGAATGAGAGACGTTATTTAGCCATGCGACAGTGAAGGCATTGAGGCggtaaaaatgactcaaaacgaCTAAAAACACCGAATCGATATCAGCTCAGTTTCATTTTGAGTGCCAACTACGATTAGCGCACTGCGATAAAACCTTGTGGTAGCGATTCGGTTAGCAGGTAGTTACGTTTTATCTCAAAATGTCCGGCGATAATGCACAAACCGCGCTGCTACCAGGGAGGCAATCTCCAGATAGGGTGGCAGCGATGACTTCACTCTGTGGAAGTCAAGAAGTGGAAGAACTCAAGGGAGTTGTAACTTTTGCAGCAGCTTGCAAAGCTTCAGCAAGATGCACCCTAAAGGGCCGCGATGGCTAAAAATACCACTGTTGTGCCCGCGTCAAGTGTGACAGCAGAAGGGACCAGATCATAGTTGTCCGGAGGAAGCTCTTCTACCATGACGATGATTTCCATTTGATTTCAGGTCGACAGAAGAGGACTTTGCGAGAAAAAGACAcggaaatgaaataaagtgatACCTGACAGTCTATAGCCTACACCGGATACAACGTAggccctttttgttttttgtaaattcaGATTACAGATGATGCAATTTGCCGACAAGGATCTGTCTGAAGCTACTTCAAAAACACTTGACTTATTTATATGAATGAGAGCTAAATTTTGCTGTTCTgccaaaaaacagaacagcaaaATTTATCCATAAATCTCTTTGCTTTAtaactatttaaaaataattgaaaggCGAGAAGCCCACAAGTCTTCACATTTACATCCAATGACAGGCATGCCATGATGCGTGTGAGCAGCGGTGTACCTGAGTCCTTTGGTTTTGGGCTGTTGGATGCGAAGGGGTCTCCACCACTGCTGAAGGCACTCGGCTGAGAAAATACAGAAGCACCAAGTACAGTGAAATTCAAAAGAAGTttagaatacacacacacacaatgacccCTTCGACATGACAACCAGGAATCCCTCTCTGGTTTGCGTTCCCAGTTATCTTTTAACAGTGAAGACACGCCGGAGCTTGTTTCTGTCAGCGCCACAGTAAAGAAAATTCATTCCGAACGTAAACAGAAGAGCGTTGGTCTACTCGCAATCACGCCGCATATGAAAGCACCCTGATTAGACTTTCAAAGAagtgtttctagtttgatgccGAAAAACAAAAGTCTGATACCTTGACTGGCGGTGTGGGTTTTCTACCAAAGGGCTCTGCAGATCCAAACAAGTCCGACTTGTCACTCTTCTTGAAGAAGTCCTCCTGTGATGTACCTTTGAAGGGATCACTTTCTTTGAAGGGGTCTCCTCCAAATGGATCTAGAAAAGGAACAAGACACTTGTCACCTGTGATATGAAATGCTCATACACAgcaggggtgggtattggcaagaaCTTCATGGTACGTAACGAGATACTTGAGCATATTGCAAtgttctacatagttcactgagaaatattaaGTGCAGCTTAACATACAAGTTGTACATCAGATGActgtgataattcattggacaaactgagtcaaaaaacaatattaacccAAATGATGCATTTCCAATTTATGGCACTTGTgtagaaaaagtggtggtggcaGAAGTTGTTCAAGATagacccaaaacatgactttttcttttgaaatcaaTATTCAAAGACATTTCAATAGATTGTTTCCCCACCCCTAATACACAGGGACCCAAAATTAGTGGCCTCGATTACCAGGAAGCACAATGAAATAGGTCCTAACTGAgacaaaggaataaaataaaggacGATACAACAAGGCATTCAGACCTTGGAAGAGGTCAGACTTGAAGGGGTCTTCTGTCTGGAAGGGGTCCGCCGGGGGCTCCTTTGCACCACTACTGTTGTTGAACATGGCTATCCTCGACTTGAAAGAGTCATCCTGATCAACAGatccagaaaataaatcaatacatGCACCTTCTCAGCGACAAACGAACTATTTTAAATCGTTAGAGCAGAAAAACGGTTACAGAAAGagtctgaaaaaacaacaaaaaagtgacagttgaacatggagattagcagcattagtttgaatcacaggctttaaatagagtctaaactgtaaaattaatttaaaagtgcaaagagctgttgtgcaattgactgaaccaacagatttgaaaagcagtcagagatatattctTACAGATATCTTCAACTGccgaagaaaagagaagtaaatgcaTCGCTGCATATGAAGAAACACCTGGCACCGCAAcactggtgctgtggttcacatttagtttcAAGTAATACTAATTTATGGTGTATTTTGTTTGATGAAGTCgtaccttaagttactttttaagttacgttctggagggatGTCAGATAAGTTTTTCAATATAGGCTGCACGATTctagaaaaaatgtgaatcacgattttttcgcttagaatttatttatttttttatacaaaatgtttattataaCTAATGaactttaagaaaacaaaacaaaaaaaaaaaaacattcaaatggtcattcagGTAGAGTGtgggtctgtgggtgactctcATCCACCTGAGGTTTCTTCGCCCTCCATTTgactctctttaccgctgacttctctctgcttctctccctcactgtttccacacactcaaccgCAGAAAGGCTTCATCTACTGacggaatcacgtgttgtaaagaggctttaccataggtcgagggaggagtcacctggcagtgctgcctttaggggtgCTTGAAAAAATCGGGGGAAAAAATGGgggcatttgtttgtgatgcggctcgtgaaataaaatgcttaagaatcgttgcGTTTCGAAATGAGATGGCGTTtatgtgtgaatcgagattgcaattttttaacgatttatcgtgcagccctattTGTCAATGTTGATGTTTTGGCAAAGTTACGGCCGATGGTGACCATTTCAGGTCCaacaataattaacaataaaacaataaatggaatatttgtgatcactcctcgtcaacCTTTTaactacagtattgtatggctaatgttacttctccgtaaagctcttagcgttagcatcttttatttagctacatttatcataactgaaatgaactaaacctagcttaaactaactgaaaccgAGGCTAATAtaacttttccaaatccatgctagttcgtatggatcattgtcgagtccaattgtccttaatttgatctgataatccacatttttcccggtctcgctgtatttactgctacatttcaccatgtttttgccactcaggggggcgtggccccagacGGCAGTGACATAAGTGAATACCCTCTATTACTATAAAGGCTGATATGCTTTCATTATTAACAGGATCAACAGAAAGGAAGATGAACTAAGGGGTTCTGAGTTTCTGTGGCTGCCACAGGATAGATATGTCTTCATGATGTCCTCACCGCACTTCTGAAACCTCCATTCGCCTTCTCAGCAAACCCTTCGCTTAGGTCTGGCAGGTTGCTGAGGTTTCCACCGTTGATGCTGCTCAAAGCGTTGTTGTACTCCTCAATGGTCTTGGTCATTTCCTTCTGGTTGTCCTGGATCAGCGACAGCTTACTGCGAGCCTAGAAGCACATAAGGccgtttaattaaaaaaatatatccattATATACATTTGATATCCTTCATTGTGTCTTTTAAAATATGGGTCAAAGTTGTTCAACATTTCACACTTGGCAGAAATTCGAAACCACTGTGACTTCAAGCcacaataagaaataaaaagcgGCTGAAACCGAAACTTGAATTTGcagtttgtcatttatttactaGAATTACAATCTGTCATAGTTTTACTTCAAGTAATAAGACAATGAGACACATAAACAAtacataacattaaaataattgaCAAACTTAACCCGAGTTGAGAGCTTAAAGGCTCAAAGCACCACAGTGTCCTCGTGTAACCCGTTGTCTGACTTGTACCCACCTGGTTGAGCTCATCCTGGGTGGTTTTGAGCGACTTAACAATGCTATCCAGCTGAACACGGCCGGAGAGCAGGCTCTGCTCCAGctgggcctcctcctcctgcagacgACTCAGGTCCGCTTTGGTGCGACTCAGCTCATCTTCTTGGCTGCGGAGGTCCGACTCCTGAGAGTGGATCTGGCTCTGCAGGGACGAAATCTGGAGGGCGAAAGGAAAGAGACGTTTTAGATTTGTAGCATTCAGGAATTATagctttaaatcacatttacacttacttgccagttcattgggGACACTAGAGACTATAACCTACAATCCTCTTAGGTTCATGAAGGTTCAGCGTTAGTTTGAAATAACTAGAGCTGTGGTTTGTTGAACTATTGAACCTTTTTGTGTTGAACCGATATGTTGCTGGTATTTTAGCAACCACATTTTAGTCACTCACACATTAATTAGCAACTATTTACAGTAATAAGGTAATGAAGGGGGTTTTTATTTACGACTGCtatattaaaatgcataaatTCTCACTAGTGTCCCTAATGATCTGGCAAGTTAATGTATTTTTGACCTACTTGACGAGATATAATCAATGATATTTTAAAGTTAGATCTCAGCAAGACCAGATAACGCTTCCTTTAAGCgtaaatatatgttttcctaTTATGCTTCAACTGTATATAGTTTAAGGAAGCACAgtaagagaaacacacacagttatctCGACTTTTAAACACAGTCTTAAAGTTGACACTTGATGACTATTTTTAACGTAATAATCTGCAGCACCTTCCCATTAATAAGTCCAGATTTAAAGTCACCACTGCTTGACACTTAACCTGGTACTTGAGATCACagtcaacaaaaaacattacacCACAACAAAATGACAAGCGCATTTGCATTTTCATGTCACCAGATTTAAATTTACATATGTCTGGGTCTGGGCAGTAgctttctgaaccaatcagagctctgtacatgaGTTGTGAGTAAATGCTCCATGCAATGcgtaattttcttctgatttcactgataaaagtcattatgggattcaaccaacacatccgacacaacaacttcttatttttttttaactgtgctccaactttgattactcaagaacaatactACTGTATTGGTGAGTGAGTGTTTCTGACTTTTATGATacaaacttcagagtcttggctttcaaaagaggcCAAGACCATGCAaaagctccaaaatgttcattcaatttactttggctACGTCTTAAAtaggtgtttttctgcaaaaaaaaagctggaatgATAAAAGGTTAATAAGTCATATCTCTAACCATCTGGGTCTCGTCCTGGCACTTCTGCTTGATGTCGTTGAGCATGCCTTCAAGCTTGGAGCGCTGCTGGTCCATCTCCTCCAGACGTTCCTGTGAATCCTGCTTCTGGGACTCCAGGTCCTGCAGGCTGCTGCTCTCCCTGTCCAAGTCATTCTGCATGTCCTGAGGGTTCATCAAACAAACCAAGAAGAGCACGTATTTACGGATTACAGCTTTATTACGACAGTGACTTGATCACTTCACCTGGGCTGACTGCTGTGAACAGCCTCTTTTTGTGTTACTGAGGTATTAACGTGCAGTTAGAGGTCCTCCCATTACTACAGACAACGTCAATATGATCTGGGCTCAGTCATACCTGAACATCTGTGTTCTGTCGTCTGATcgcttcctctttttctttaatctctTGCTCCAGGATGAATTTCTCTCTACAAGTGGGCGACGTGGGTGaagaacaaagacagagagactaTAATTAGGTCTTACTCACCAAGAAAAGCACGATTCTTGGAGACAAAACCGGGTCAAGTGGCATTTgtagtgtttttaatgtgcttGAAAAAGACGAGTGATGATAAGTGGATGAAGTGGAATGAAAGCAACACGCTAATGATTTGAAGTTTTGACTGACGTTGAATTATTAGGTTTATCAAGACTGGAACCTATTAAGAGTGAGCCACAGAGTGACGGCTGCTAAATAAAAAACGTGTCAAGTAGACAAGTGTCATACATATGTCCGTTGTTTGCTCTCTGCGATTGGTCTGATAGTTTAAACAGCTTTGATCCTCAACATCGCTGTAAcactcctcctctttttcttcttgcagaggaagagaaacaaagcTGTCCTCTTGCTGCTCAGTGTGCAGGGGCTCACCTCTGCAGCTGAGCCACTTCCTGGCTGAGGTCATCCAGCTCTTTGATGCCCGTCAGCTCTACCGACCCCGTGGAGCTGGCGCTGTCCTAAGGCAAGAGACATTGAGACAGACGAGTGAGCaaaaaaggagggagaaggagagttTGATAAGAAAGTGTAATGGGTGACTCGCGGGTGCCGGGAGGCGTGTCGATAATATGTAGAAGTGGACATGATAAACATGCAATGTGAACGTGAAGAAGCTGCGAGgacaaaaaaagggagggaCAAAGACGGCACAGGGGGCGTGAGTGGAGCTCCCTGCTGTTGTgtctaacaaaacaaaagtcgAAGGAAGGAAATGCGAACACCTTGCACGGCTACGAGGGGAGTGTGAGAGCCAGACAATACATGAATGACAAGAAATGCACACAGTCGAGACAATAGAAAAGAGCACTACAATAAAACGTGACTTATACGTCAGGAATTCGCTCAATAGAAAATCAGGCTGTCCCACaatcctgtctgtctgtgggggCTCCAAGAACAGTCACACGGAGGTTACTTTAAAAAATCACTTTCCTCAACACTGTAAATATATGTCTCATGAATATGTATTTATACTGAGTTCTCGTGTCTGGAGCAATCCTTTTATGTGGAAGGCTTAAATCTAGTAACtcatttgtatttgaataaccTTTCACAGCGTCTTTTTTTAGCGTCATGTTTGCTTTGATCCTATCTGCGGTTAACTAAAGCCTTCAGCAATTTGAACGTCTACCTTGACAAACAGCGAACAAAGTGGAACAGCTTGTTCTACAAGAACAACATGCAGGATGAAGTGAGAGTACACTATAGCCGGAGTGTCATTAGTTGATGTGACAGGCCGCTGGTGATGAAAGTGCAGCACATTATGTTCCCGTTCACGGTGTGCACTACAAACGGGTGagacggacaaaaaaaaaatatgacggAACACAGGCGCCACCTTGTGGCACGACGCTCAACTACTCACTCTGCGCATATTAGCTAGTGCTGCGAGTTCTGGTCTCACAGACGACATAAGCCCCGCATAGCTCTGTTAGACAGAATAGGagacagctcaaaaaaaaaaaaacaacaaaacaaaagcatttaaaacagttttgcaCTGGAAGAGTAGAAAGCAAGAAAGTGGAATCACCATTTAAAAGGCACAAAGTAGCAGGAAAACCCTTGAAACACATAAGCAAGTTTGTAAGGAAAAAGAGAATTTCAATTGAAAGATGGAGGAAAGGTTTAAAGTAAAGACTCACTGTGACAGTAGTTGATGTTCCAGTCCTTTCTGATGGAGGGATCATATCTGGAGTAAGAGCGGAGGGAGGGTCTTTTCCCTTATTGACCTTTTGATCAATCAGATACATGGCCAGAGAGAACTGCTCCCGGGACAGCTTCCCTGTCTGTTTGGTGTCGGCGAGTCCCCTGTGGAGAGGAGACGCTCAAATCACCTGATACTAAAATATTTGCAACAATGTTCACAAATAAATTACAGCTACAGAAAAGTTACTGTGACCCACATGGATATTAAATCCATTTACATCATTTAGAGTTACCATGACC encodes:
- the eps15l1b gene encoding epidermal growth factor receptor substrate 15-like 1 isoform X1 codes for the protein MAALMTLNQLSNGNPSFESYYRQLDPGNTGKISAGDAAQFLKKSGLSDSTLGKIWDMADSERRGYLDKRGFFLALRLVASAQGGNDISLSNLHQNVAAPKFKDTSSPLLGISTTAPESQWAIRSDEKGKFEGIFESLAPVNGLLSGDKVRPVLLNSKLPMDVLGKIWELSDIDKDGNLDKEEFTVVMHLVYRAMEKEPVPASLPASLIPPSKRKKSAVGLPGAVAVLPALSGLMSGPAPLKETLRSTSPYTTSAVNLSPKHSFKSSSPPAVNWVVPVADREKYDDIFKTTDKDNDGLVTGGEVIEIFMQSSLSQTMLAQIWGLADTKQTGKLSREQFSLAMYLIDQKVNKGKDPPSALTPDMIPPSERTGTSTTVTSYAGLMSSVRPELAALANMRRDSASSTGSVELTGIKELDDLSQEVAQLQREKFILEQEIKEKEEAIRRQNTDVQDMQNDLDRESSSLQDLESQKQDSQERLEEMDQQRSKLEGMLNDIKQKCQDETQMISSLQSQIHSQESDLRSQEDELSRTKADLSRLQEEEAQLEQSLLSGRVQLDSIVKSLKTTQDELNQARSKLSLIQDNQKEMTKTIEEYNNALSSINGGNLSNLPDLSEGFAEKANGGFRSADDSFKSRIAMFNNSSGAKEPPADPFQTEDPFKSDLFQDPFGGDPFKESDPFKGTSQEDFFKKSDKSDLFGSAEPFGRKPTPPVKPSAFSSGGDPFASNSPKPKDSDLFGKADPFGSNSFGSKGGGFADFSQMSKKPDNPALPSKKNVPNRPAPPYVGLLGLSPPQPPLSVCSAANSKDSIVTSHANKASKDCPVGFADIGSFGNESQQLEWAKRESEREEQERLRRLRLQEQQDLELAIALSRADMPNA